A window from Primulina eburnea isolate SZY01 chromosome 2, ASM2296580v1, whole genome shotgun sequence encodes these proteins:
- the LOC140824188 gene encoding uncharacterized protein — translation MGASGEQRLLQLNEMEEFRNDAYENAKIYKEKTKKWHDKQILRREFKPGQQVLLFNSRLRLFPGKLKSRWSGPFVVETVYPHGAIELKCNDERTFKVNGQRVKPYYGNEVRHLDNIPLGGST, via the coding sequence ATGGGAGCATCAGGAGAGCAACGACTGTTGCAGTTGAATGAGATGGAAGAATTCAGGAATGATGCttacgaaaatgccaagatATACAAGGAAAAGACCAAGAAATGGCATGACAAGCAGATTCTTCGACGAGAATtcaaaccaggacaacaagtgTTACTATTCAATTCTCGACTGAGATTGTTTCCTGGTAAGCTAAAATCACGTTGGTCAGGTCCGTTTGTAGTGGAAACGGTATATCCTCATGGGGCCATCGAGTTGAAGTGCAATGATGAACGAACTTTCAAGGTCAATGGACAAAGAGTTAAGCCATATTATGGAAATGAAGTAAGGCACCTTGACAACATTCCTTTGGGCGGATCaacttga